DNA from Cutibacterium acnes:
GCCTACTGGTCTGCCGCAGTTTTGGGGGATGGTTCGATTCTCGTGGCAGGTACTGGTGCGATAGCCGGTCGCTTCTCGGAATGGCGCTGTGTCGATCGCCGAGATGGAGCTGGGTGGTTGCTGGGGGATCATGGCTCCGGCTATTGGATTGGGAGAAAAGCCTTGCGAGCTGCGGCGGCGGACCTTGATCGTCGTGGCCCGAGCACCACTATCACGCGTGGGGTTGTTGAGGCTCTTGGATTGCCTCGTGGATGTACCGTTCAGGGTCTCATTGGCAAGACGAAGGAGCTTCGACCGGCAGACGTCGCAAGCTTTGCTCAAATCGTATTGTCCGCTCAAGACGACAAGATCGCGTCGATCATCCTGGCTGATGCGGCATCGGAGCTGGTGACGACCGTGAAGAGTGTTGGTGCTGAGCACGTCATCCTGGCAGGAGGCTTGCTTGCGCCGAACACAAGCCACAATCACCAACGACCTAACACGTTGCGGGCAATGATGGAGGACTCGCTGGGTGAGTGCCCATATGCGAGCCACCCGGTCGTCGGGGCATGCTGGGCGGCCGGGCGCTTACGAGGTGTCGAGCTGCACAAAGTCGATCTGATGAATGCATTAGAGGTTCGTTCGGATTCCAGGAGACGATGACAATGAATACTGACAGGTTAATCACTCGCAGGACCGTAATGTCGGCAACGTGCGTCGCGACGGTGGCCGCGATGATGAGTCCTGCTCCCACAGCAGAGGCTAAGACCGACCTAGGAAGGCCGAGGGTCATGTGGCAGCAGTGTGTTGAGCGCGCGTTACAGTGCTTTCCTACTGGCGGCGGCTACCACACCGGCAGAAATATTCCGCCTGGCTTTCGACAAACCGCGTGGACAGGATTGGACCGTGCGGTTCGGGTCACGGCGACTGGCGTTTGCGTGGACCCTTACCTTGCGACACCGTCGTTTTGCTCCTCAGCCACCTATCTTTTGCTGCTCAAGAGCCTTGAACTATACGAGAAAACCTGCGGCGTCATGCCGCCCAGGAAGGAGTGGGAATACCTGAAGCCTTACACGGTGGACCACAGGCCCTACCCGATCCAGAACGATGGCGTCGGAGCGTGGGGGCGTGCAAATGCCAACGGACCGGGCATGGCTGAACTGGCCCATGAATTGAAAATTGGTACCAACCTGTACATCGGTACTACGGGCGAATATGCGAACCTCGCGGATCGCAACGAGATGTTCGCGAGTATCCGCAGGTACGACTTCATGAAAATATTTTGGAATGACGAAATCGGAAAGGATGAACGTGGCCACATGGTGGTTGTCTTAGGGCGGTCGAGTCACAGTAACCGTTCCAGGCATAGGGTGGGAACTGTGCGCTATTGGTCATCCAATGGATCGCACACCGACATCAATGGTGGTTATGGAATTAAGTGTGTCTCCGAAGACAAGATTCATCGCGCTGTCGTAACGCGAGTCGACCGACCTTGGAACGTGTGGAACACCGAGGTGATGGGCCCCACCGACGTCTGTGCGCCGTTGGCAGAAATTGCTGCCGACAGGAATATGACTCCGGACGAGTTGAAGCAGTTGGTCGAGGCTAAGAGTTGTTGGCCTAGACGGTTTAGCGGATCGCAAGGCGCTCATGGGAGGTACGTGAGATGAAGCGCATTCTGTGGGGTGGGGCTACCGCGGCCAGTCAATATGAAGGCGGGTTCTACGACGGAAAGGGAATGGACACCCAAGACTGTCGTCGATGGATTCCGCGGCTATCGAATGATACGATACAAACTCGTCTCCTCACCGAGGCTGATATTCGAAACGCAAAGAATTCTCGTTCTGACGACTGCCGGTTCCCGTTCCGTATGGGATCGCGGGGTTACGAATACTGGGAATCAGACTTACACTACATTACCAGTCTTGGCCTAGATGTATATCGTCTTTCGATTAGCTGGGTCCGTCTATTTCCCACTGGTTTCGAGGACCAGCCCAATCCGGAAGGGGTGATGTACTATGACCGGATTATTCGCACCCTTGCACATGCTGGAATTAAAGTCTTCATCACGATCAATCACTATGCGATGCCGATTGCGATCGTTGACAAGTACGGAGGTTGGCGACATCGTGACGTCATCGATCTGTATCTTAAGATGGCGAAATTTGTCGTCGATCGCTGGCAAGAAAATGTAGACTATTGGCTTCCTGTAAACGAGATTAATTCCGGGTATTTCAGTCCTTATAATGGACTCGGAATAATAGGAACCATCGATTACTCCTATGATTATCGGTCAATCTTTAATGGTCTTCATTACCAAATGATAGCAAGCGCCCTCATAACAAAATACGGTCGCGATATCGGAGCACGAGGAAAGTTCGTGTGCATGGTGAGCTGTTTCGATTACTATGCGCTCCATCCCACACCTGAGGACAACATGAAGCTCGTTCACGACGAGCAGATCAATCAGTGGTGGTGTGCAGATGTACTAGCAACAGGTGAATACGGGTATTACACAGAGAAGTTCTTGGCCGACCATGGGGTAGTACTCGACATCACGGACAAGGACCGTGGCATACTCAGGTCGAATACCTGTGACATCGTGTCATTTTCGTACTATTCATCGTCGATTTGTAGTGTAGACGAAAAACGTGAACAAGTCCCTGGAAACCTGGTACCAACATTGAGAAACGCTAGTTTGGAAGCTACCGAGTGGGGATGGCAGATAGACCCCATGGGTTTGAGGATTACGGCTCACAAGGTTTACGACCGGTACCGGAAGCCCATAATGGTTGCTGAGAATGGATTGGGTGCGCGGGATAATGTCGACTCTGATGGGCGTATCCACGATAATTATAGAATATCATATCTCGAGCGCCATATGGAACAGGCTGAGCTTGCCGTGCGGGAGGGTGTAGATATAGAAGCATATTTCGTTTGGGGCATCATTGACATCCTCAGTGCCGGTAGTTGCGAAATGGAGAAAAGGTACGGTGTCGTCTATGTCGACGCAGACAACGAAGGGCGGGGAACTTATAAACGGTTGCCGAAAGATAGTTTCTATTGGTATCGCGACTTCATCGCCTCTCATAGGTGATTGATACACAATCAAGGAGGATTGGTCATGTCTAATGTTTTACTGGTTTGCTCTGGTGGTATGTCGAGTGCGATCGTTCTCAAGGATTTGGAGAAGGAATTCCAGAAGCTGGGTGAGCCGCTCCGGGCTAAGGCTGTCGGGTCAGGGCAGGCGCAGGACGAAATATCGGCAGGGGAATGGGATCTCGTTTTGGTCGCTCCCCAGGTGCGAAATAGATTGAAGACTTTTCAACAGTACGCCGATCGACATGGGATCCCGATTTGCGCGATTCCTCCGATTGCCTACGGTCCGCTTGGCGGTTCAGAACTGGTAAAGACTGTCAAAGAACATCTCGGGTGATCGCCATGGAGAAGTTCTTTAACTTCTTGGATAGGAGAGTGGCTGGCCCGATGTCGATGATATCGGAGCAGCGACATATCCGGGCTATTCGCGACGGTGTAATTTCCGCTATCCCCTTCATCATCGCTGGCAGCTT
Protein-coding regions in this window:
- a CDS encoding glycoside hydrolase family 1 protein, with protein sequence MKRILWGGATAASQYEGGFYDGKGMDTQDCRRWIPRLSNDTIQTRLLTEADIRNAKNSRSDDCRFPFRMGSRGYEYWESDLHYITSLGLDVYRLSISWVRLFPTGFEDQPNPEGVMYYDRIIRTLAHAGIKVFITINHYAMPIAIVDKYGGWRHRDVIDLYLKMAKFVVDRWQENVDYWLPVNEINSGYFSPYNGLGIIGTIDYSYDYRSIFNGLHYQMIASALITKYGRDIGARGKFVCMVSCFDYYALHPTPEDNMKLVHDEQINQWWCADVLATGEYGYYTEKFLADHGVVLDITDKDRGILRSNTCDIVSFSYYSSSICSVDEKREQVPGNLVPTLRNASLEATEWGWQIDPMGLRITAHKVYDRYRKPIMVAENGLGARDNVDSDGRIHDNYRISYLERHMEQAELAVREGVDIEAYFVWGIIDILSAGSCEMEKRYGVVYVDADNEGRGTYKRLPKDSFYWYRDFIASHR
- a CDS encoding N-acetylglucosamine kinase, which gives rise to MTRKSRIMCFLGVDIGGTSVRSLVTDAGGKILGYQRIARVSHESLWQAINDCLGTVLAQSSVVHVEAAVVGAAGAGPTGNHDVCQSVEKAFRAVGLDVTPQVVTDIEIAYWSAAVLGDGSILVAGTGAIAGRFSEWRCVDRRDGAGWLLGDHGSGYWIGRKALRAAAADLDRRGPSTTITRGVVEALGLPRGCTVQGLIGKTKELRPADVASFAQIVLSAQDDKIASIILADAASELVTTVKSVGAEHVILAGGLLAPNTSHNHQRPNTLRAMMEDSLGECPYASHPVVGACWAAGRLRGVELHKVDLMNALEVRSDSRRR
- a CDS encoding PTS sugar transporter subunit IIB, with protein sequence MSNVLLVCSGGMSSAIVLKDLEKEFQKLGEPLRAKAVGSGQAQDEISAGEWDLVLVAPQVRNRLKTFQQYADRHGIPICAIPPIAYGPLGGSELVKTVKEHLG